The following are encoded in a window of Candidatus Woesearchaeota archaeon genomic DNA:
- a CDS encoding 4Fe-4S binding protein, producing the protein MPKITVTISAEKCDNCLKCIEICPMEVFGKDEKNKAFILKEKECIACNACVVQCPKAAIKVEEEK; encoded by the coding sequence ATGCCAAAAATAACAGTAACAATAAGCGCTGAGAAATGCGACAACTGCCTGAAATGCATTGAAATATGCCCTATGGAAGTTTTCGGCAAGGATGAAAAGAATAAAGCGTTTATTCTGAAAGAAAAGGAATGCATTGCCTGCAATGCCTGCGTTGTACAGTGCCCGAAGGCGGCGATAAAGGTTGAAGAAGAAAAATAA